In a single window of the Vitis vinifera cultivar Pinot Noir 40024 chromosome 6, ASM3070453v1 genome:
- the LOC132253914 gene encoding uncharacterized protein LOC132253914 produces the protein MYLSGGKRVFQALLQNASSNGLTRYIFAGATPVMMMVAAMMAFFEDPKSGWKALKEPRVSSRLASKESRKMESPALQHRDLDVHCLCLFSNMEIRRILGYTKSGIEAGATFGVRGGKFGSKGYYIPSTDFSNVRGNMLIATEKILIPVQFILKFKDLGEVIGKTNAAHYELIVGVFAQSLDTANILMRALKVGTVWVGCFDVSYAAIPFDGFNVTLKAMENHLIFRWMKCRLVKIPTASSFLHGSTVHMSVEGG, from the exons ATGTATTTGTCAGGTGGAAAAAGGGTTTTCCAGGCACTTCTCCAAAATGCTTCTTCCAATGGACTGACAAG GTACATCTTCGCTGGTGCAACCCCAGTGATGATGATGGTTGCAGCTATGATGGCTTTCTTTGAGGACCCCAAGTCAGG GTGGAAGGCCCTCAAGGAGCCACGTGTCTCTTCCAGATTGGCTAGTAAAGAATCAA GAAAAATGGAGAGTCCTGCTTTACAGCATAGGGATCTTGATGTCCATTGTCTTTGCCTATTTTCTAATATGGAAATACGAAG GATCCTTGGTTACACAAAATCTGGTATTGAAGCTGGTGCAACTTTTGGTGTCAGAGGTGGAAAATTCGGTTCTAAAGGCTATTATATCCCATCCACCGACTTCTCAAATGTCCGTGGTAATATGTTGATAGCAACAGAAAAGATTCTTATACCAGTGCAgttcattttgaaattcaaggaCCTGGGTGAGGTGATCGGAAAGACAAACGCTGCTCACTATGAGTTAATAGTTGGAGTCTTTGCCCAGAGCTTAGATACAGCCAATATCCTGATGCGCGCATTGAAGGTGGGCACAGTATGGGTCGGCTGCTTTGACGTGTCTTATGCAGCGATTCCTTTTGATGGGTTTAATGTCACTCTCAAGGCTATGGAAAATCACTTGATTTTTAGGTGGATGAAATGCCGCCTTGTTAAAATCCCTACAGCTTCATCATTTCTGCATGGGTCCACAGTCCACATGAGTGTTGAGGGTGGATGA
- the LOC100260459 gene encoding pentatricopeptide repeat-containing protein At1g07590, mitochondrial: MQAGVLLWRHSFFRAIRRTVVFSSPVNQIAYSFNPFGTETAALSFEESSKPNQEEESKSLSWRIEKLPRGEPVGLAFQSWMGEGCPIHRGHIFHAINRLRKLKFNKRALEVMEWVVRERPYRPKELDYSYLLEFTTKLHGISQGEKLFSHVPLEFQNELLYNNLVIACLDKGVIRLSLAYMKKMRELGHPISYLVFNRLIILHSSPHRRKIIPRILTQMKADKVARHVSTYNILMKIEANEHNIEGLVKVFGEMKQQQVEPNEVSYCLLATAHAVAKLYTVAEAYVEAVEKSITGNNWSTLDVLIILYGYLGKPTDLERTWGIVQELPHVRSKSYMLAIEAFGRIGQLNRAEELWLEIKSKKELKSTEQFNSMISVYSKHGFIDKASGLFREMEMNGCKANAITYRNLALGCLKAGLLEEALKTLELGKGLTISTRIRKSIPWLETTLSIVEIFSENGDVENAEKLFEELKTANYTRYTFVYNTLIKAYVKAKVYDPNLLRRMILGGARPDAETYSLMKLAEQFQT; encoded by the exons ATGCAAGCAGGAGTGCTGCTGTGGAGACACAGTTTCTTTCGAGCAATACGTCGAACAGTTGTGTTCTCTTCACCTGTTAATCAAATTGCTTATTCTTTCAACCCTTTTGGCACGGAAACAGCTGCTCTTTCTTTTGAAGAAAGTTCAAAGCCAAATCAAGAGGAAGAATCCAAGTCCTTATCTTGGAGGATTGAGAAGCTTCCAAGAGGAGAACCAGTTGGGCTTGCCTTCCAAAGCTGGATGGGTGAGGGTTGCCCCATTCACAGAGGCCACATCTTTCATGCCATTAATCGTCTGAGGAAGCTTAAATTCAACAAACGTGCCCTTGAG GTAATGGAATGGGTGGTCAGGGAGAGGCCCTACAGGCCAAAAGAACTAGACTATTCGTATCTATTAGAATTTACAACCAAGCTTCATGGGATTTCACAAGGTGAGAAGCTTTTCTCCCATGTACCTCTAGAATTCCAGAATGAGTTGTTGTACAACAATCTTGTAATTGCATGCTTGGATAAAGGAGTGATAAGGCTTTCACTTGCTTACatgaagaaaatgagggagtTGGGTCATCCCATTTCATACTTGGTCTTCAACCGTCTTATTATCCTCCATTCATCCCCTCATCGAAGGAAAATCATCCCAAGGATCCTCACCCAAATGAAAGCTGATAAGGTTGCCCGGCATGTCTCTACTTATAACATTCTCATGAAAATAGAAGCTAATGAACACAATATTGAAGGGCTGGTCAAGGTGTTTGGTGAAATGAAGCAGCAACAAGTTGAGCCGAATGAGGTATCTTACTGCTTATTAGCTACTGCACATGCTGTTGCAAAGTTGTACACTGTGGCTGAGGCATATGTTGAAGCAGTGGAGAAGTCCATAACTGGAAATAACTGGTCAACACTAGATGTTCTAATTATACTGTATGGGTATTTGGGGAAGCCTACTGATTTAGAGCGTACTTGGGGCATTGTGCAAGAACTTCCCCATGTTAGATCTAAGAGTTATATGCTGGCAATTGAAGCATTTGGTAGAATTGGACAACTAAATCGAGCTGAAGAGCTTTGGTTAGAAATAAAGTCAAAAAAAGAGTTGAAATCAACAGAGCAATTCAATTCAATGATATCTGTCTATTCCAAACATGGGTTTATTGATAAAGCTTCTGGGCTGTTTAGGGAAATGGAGATGAATGGATGCAAAGCAAATGCCATAACTTATCGAAATCTGGCTTTGGGTTGCTTGAAAGCAGGGTTATTGGAGGAGGCCTTGAAGACTCTAGAGTTGGGCAAGGGTTTGACAATTAGCACAAGGATCAGGAAATCAATCCCGTGGTTAGAGACTACACTTTCCATTGTTGAGATTTTTTCTGAGAATGGTGATGTTGAGAATGCTGAGAAGTTGTTTGAAGAATTGAAGACAGCAAACTATACCAGGTACACTTTTGTTTATAACACCTTGATTAAGGCTTATGTGAAGGCCAAGGTCTATGATCCTAATCTTTTGAGAAGGATGATTCTGGGAGGTGCTAGGCCAGATGCGGAGACCTATAGCCTGATGAAACTTGCTGAGCAGTTTCAGACTTGA
- the LOC100255246 gene encoding outer envelope pore protein 16, chloroplastic, whose protein sequence is MPYQRISGSLSTPRVAVMIDMGNPFLNLTVDGFLKIGTVAAARAAAEEAYYVVKRGSISRHTVEHSLKKMCKEAAYWGTVAGVYVGMEYGAERIRGTRDWKNAMLGGALTGAIISSACEKGRDKIVVGAITGGAIATAAEFLNYLT, encoded by the exons atgcctTACCAGAGAATTTCAGGGTCTCTATCAACTCCAAGGGTGGCTGTTATGATCGACATGGGCAACCCATTTCTCAACCTCACCGTAGACGGTTTTTTGAAGATCGGAACT GTGGCAGCTGCCAGAGCCGCAGCCGAGGAAGCTTACTACGTCGTCAAAAGAG GGAGTATTTCACGTCACACTGTTGAACACTCG TTGAAGAAGATGTGCAAAGAAGCTGCATATTGGG GAACCGTAGCTGGAGTATATGTGGGAATGGAGTATGGGGCGGAGAGGATTCGTGGCACCAGAGACTGG AAGAATGCCATGCTTGGTGGTGCATTGACCGGTGCCATAATATCCTCTGCCTGCGAAAAGGGTAGAGACAAGATTGTTGTGGGTGCCATCACAGGAGGTGCCATTGCTACTGCAGCCGAGTTCCTTAACTATCTTACTTGA